The following proteins come from a genomic window of Heyndrickxia acidicola:
- the gpmA gene encoding 2,3-diphosphoglycerate-dependent phosphoglycerate mutase, with amino-acid sequence MKKIVLIRHGQSLWNLENKFTGWTDVDLSDNGLEEARKAGKILAQNGYCFDLAYTSVLKRSIRTLWLVLHEMDLMWIPVFKCWKLNERHYGALQGLNKQETIEKYGEEQVHLWRRSVDVRPPALTPDDERYEADDPKYKSLKKGEFPLTENLSDTEKRVVSYWHEKIAPAILQGQKVIISAHGNTLRALIKYLDQIPGDGIASLNIPTGTPLVYELNDNLVPIRHYYLGIEGPIPQENIPRHIIHSPK; translated from the coding sequence ATGAAGAAAATAGTTCTGATTCGCCACGGACAAAGTCTGTGGAATTTAGAGAATAAATTTACAGGATGGACGGATGTCGATCTATCGGATAATGGCCTTGAGGAGGCTAGAAAAGCAGGCAAGATTCTAGCACAAAACGGTTATTGCTTCGATCTTGCTTATACATCAGTATTAAAAAGATCCATTCGAACATTATGGCTTGTTTTGCATGAAATGGACTTGATGTGGATCCCGGTATTTAAGTGCTGGAAACTGAATGAAAGGCATTATGGAGCTCTTCAGGGACTCAACAAGCAGGAAACGATAGAGAAATATGGAGAAGAGCAGGTTCATTTATGGAGAAGGTCTGTTGATGTAAGGCCTCCTGCACTCACCCCTGATGACGAACGATATGAAGCGGATGATCCTAAATACAAAAGCCTGAAAAAAGGAGAATTCCCGCTGACTGAAAACCTTTCAGACACTGAAAAAAGGGTTGTCTCCTATTGGCATGAAAAAATTGCACCTGCTATACTGCAAGGTCAAAAGGTGATTATCTCGGCCCATGGCAATACGCTTCGGGCCTTAATAAAGTATCTGGACCAAATACCAGGAGACGGGATAGCCAGTTTAAATATTCCTACAGGTACACCGCTTGTTTATGAACTAAATGACAATCTTGTGCCTATAAGACATTACTATTTAGGGATAGAAGGACCAATCCCGCAAGAAAATATACCAAGGCACATCATTCATTCGCCAAAATAA
- the pdaB gene encoding polysaccharide deacetylase family sporulation protein PdaB codes for MNFFMILNGRKLKQYLMVVVISLFTAIFFYSETTAQTPVFSSQDGPKAVFKGEKGIALTFNIGWGDEKAGPILNTLEKEGVKSATFFLSGAWAERHPEIVERIAKQGYEIGNLGYAYEDYTELDQSKIRQDVLKAQEVFKKMNIKTAKLLRSPTGHFDSKTLKVAEQLGYTVVHWSINSEDWTNPGVKQIVKNASKANNGDIILFHASDSAKQTKKALPAIINDLRSKGRFINVTDMIANGKVKTTLIQ; via the coding sequence ATGAATTTCTTTATGATATTGAATGGGCGTAAACTAAAACAATACCTCATGGTAGTGGTCATTTCATTATTCACAGCCATCTTTTTTTACTCGGAAACCACTGCACAAACACCTGTATTTTCCTCACAAGATGGACCTAAGGCTGTCTTCAAAGGAGAAAAGGGAATCGCTCTTACATTTAATATAGGATGGGGGGATGAGAAAGCAGGACCTATATTAAATACCCTCGAGAAGGAAGGAGTAAAGTCAGCAACATTCTTTCTTTCAGGTGCCTGGGCGGAAAGACATCCTGAAATTGTAGAGAGAATTGCAAAGCAAGGATATGAAATCGGAAATTTGGGTTATGCATATGAGGATTACACCGAGCTTGATCAATCTAAAATTAGACAGGATGTTTTAAAAGCACAAGAGGTTTTCAAAAAAATGAATATTAAAACGGCTAAACTACTCCGCTCTCCAACCGGACACTTTGATAGCAAAACCCTGAAAGTAGCTGAGCAGTTAGGTTATACCGTTGTACATTGGAGCATTAATTCGGAGGACTGGACAAATCCGGGTGTAAAACAAATTGTTAAAAACGCATCAAAAGCTAATAATGGCGATATTATCTTATTCCATGCCTCTGACTCGGCAAAACAAACAAAAAAAGCGCTGCCGGCAATTATTAATGATTTACGGAGTAAAGGAAGGTTTATTAATGTAACTGATATGATTGCAAATGGCAAAGTTAAGACGACTCTTATACAATGA